In Dryobates pubescens isolate bDryPub1 chromosome 31, bDryPub1.pri, whole genome shotgun sequence, one DNA window encodes the following:
- the TET3 gene encoding methylcytosine dioxygenase TET3, which yields MAFEGPFPPDAICGSVSPGAVAPSLSHQTGSAGDPVDGPSRSQMEEGPINYVEERRLKEGSGLSLANGGRPEVGGTALMEPSGWAQGQLPSAAKAHLEDVRNLVAFSAVAEAVSSYRLPPPGSPSLLYEKFDSEMSRGGLGTADGVPRGEDLHALKAALALAKHGVKPPNCNCDGPECPDYLEWLEQKIKTALGEEPAPPRPRAAPNPPPIPPEGAIDPQPVPEAAEPCPPDGLPFSQSALTIAKEKNISLQTAIAIEALTQLSAALPQPAGDGQPPPPPPPPPPATPFVPGPLVPPGAAWQRGDEPRYPPEPGAAPEPFFGAAPPPGGFTATWGLEAEGAAGAGDPMAELEQLLGNADDYIKAAFKRPEPTAGKAVTPKPEPPERAPSKEAPGGPRVAPAPPEPDLHKKTQMVLQQHLHHKRSLFLEQSLAAAAAAPDRPGGWWAPGAPAVPPKPFEKQPKEKKKKPPPEKPSPAKPLRKQVQIKKPKQKDSQPLFLPLWQISLEGFRTPAEPPAEEMQTEPPPPASAFPLQPLALPLPGAQPPPPNSLDGGPPAPDSQERGAPGGGPQIHPAPAGSTGSEDAATAPPPATSTPLVVDDKLEELIRQFEAEFGENFNLQPPETPAPLAPGATELPGGPAPAPQVQPTAAAAAAAAPAPSSAPQAGPKSFSFSPGKGPLAEPPFTARSPKQIKIESSGAITVVSTTCFYSEESQNPEAEDAEGTPTKDEVPLTPTLSGFLESPLKYLDTPTKSLLDTPAKRAQAEFPTCDCVEQIVEKDEGPYYTHLGSGPTVASIRELMEERYGEKGKAIRIEKVIYTGKEGKSSRGCPIAKWVIRRHNQEEKLLCLVRHRAGHHCQNAVIIILILAWEGIPRTLGDTLYQELTDTLTKYGNPTSRRCGLNDDRTCACQGKDPNTCGASFSFGCSWSMYFNGCKYARSKTPRKFRLVGDNPKEEELLRKSFQDLATEVAPLYKRLAPQAYQNQVTNEDVAIDCRLGLKEGRPFSGVTACMDFCAHAHKDQHNLYNGCTVVCTLTKEDNRVVGKIPEDEQLHVLPLYKMSSTDEFGSEENQNAKVGSGAIQVLTSFPREVRKLPEPAKSCRQRQLEARKAAAERKKLQKEKLLTPEKIKQEALELPTLQQNTGMALKSGLSPQPLKPSIKVEPQSHFNTFKYNGNAVVESYSVLGSCRPSDPYSMNSVYSYHSYYAQPNLPSVNGFHSKFTLPSFGYYGFSSNHHVFPSQFLNYGVPDRSGGGWVSNGYEKKPDVSALQEDLNHTYSNADFPQPAPHGARSKNHHQRTYERANRCASQQKAAAAAAHRTSSASEQAAPFAQNCFANRPIKQEPPDPPPAIEPLPGAAAVPAPGLALPAVPARGAGAEQRWSPFKASPERTNAAEGSWSALVPGSGGREKPSAFDAAARLPPPEKQWPNVLAGEAAAARGSGLLPKPWSPCKLGETALAGTGTPSLLGQLGFGSTLPGLPGFSEEPWSSVKAEERRTPAPSPGLPQKPWEAAVGEKGAAGPRRDKPWDPFSLEEDLPEKAVKEEEEEDEAEEEEEEEEWSDSEHNFLDENIGGVAVAPAHGSILIECARRELHATTPLKKPNRCHPTRISLVFYQHKNLNQPNHGLALWEAKVKQLAERARARQEEAARLGLPPDAKAFAKKRKWGGALATEAPSKERRDSVPTRQAVAIPTNSAITVSSYAYTKVTGPYSRWI from the exons atggcctttgagggtcctttcccaCCCGATGCAATCTGTGGATCTGTGTCACCCGGGGCAGTGGCGCCCTCCCTGTCCCACCAG ACAGGATCAGCGGGCGACCCGGTTGATGGACCCAGCAGAAGCCAAATGGAAGAAGGGCCAATTAATTATGTGGAAGAAAGGCGGCTGAAGGAGGGCAGCGGGCTCAGCCTGGCCAATGGGGGCCGGCCAGAGGTGGGGGGCACCGCACTGATGGAGCCGAGCGGCTGGGCCCAGGGCCAGCTGCCCAGCGCCGCCAAAGCCCACTTGGAAGACGTCAggaacctggtggccttctcggCGGTGGCCGAAGCCGTTTCCTCCTACCGGCTGCCGCCGCCGGGTTCGCCGTCGCTGCTCTACGAGAAGTTCGACTCCGAGATGAGCCGGGGGGGGCTGGGCACGGCCGACGGCGTGCCGCGAGGGGAGGACCTGCACGCCCTCAAAGCCGCCCTGGCTCTGGCCAAGCACGGCGTGAAGCCCCCCAACTGCAACTGCGACGGCCCCGAGTGCCCCGACTACCTGGAATGGCTGGAGCAGAAGATCAAGACGGCTCTGGGCGAAGAGCCGGCACCGCCGCGGCCCCGCGCCGCCCCCAACCCCCCGCCCATCCCCCCGGAAGGTGCTATCGACCCCCAGCCGGTGCCTGAGGCCGCCGAGCCCTGCCCACCCGACGGCCTCCCCTTTTCCCAGAGCGCGCTGACCATCGCCAAGGAGAAGAACATCAGCCTGCAGACCGCCATAGCCATCGAGGCCCTGACCCAGCTCTCGGCCGCTCTCCCACAGCCCGCCGGCGACGGCcagcccccgccgccgccccccccgccgccccccgccacCCCCTTTGTCCCAGGCCCCCTCGTCCCGCCGGGGGCCGCCTGGCAGCGAGGGGATGAGCCCCGTTACCCGCCGGAGCCGGGAGCAGCACCCGAGCCATTTTTTGGTGCGGCACCTCCCCCGGGGGGCTTCACAGCAACATGGGGGCTGGAGGCCGAGGGGGCAGCGGGGGCCGGAGACCCtatggcagagctggagcagctgctgggtaaCGCCGATGACTACATCAAAGCAGCCTTCAAGAGACCCGAACCGACGGCCGGCAAAGCGGTGAcgcctaaaccagagccccccGAACGAGCACCCAGCAAGGAAGCGCCGGGCGGCCCCCGTGTGGCGCCGGCACCGCCGGAGCCCGACCTGCACAAGAAGACGCAGATggtcctgcagcagcatctccaccaCAAGCGCAGCCTCTTCCTCGAGCAAAGCCTGGCCGCGGCGGCGGCCGCCCCTGACCGGCCAGGTGGTTGGTGGGCTCCTGGTGCTCCGGCCGTGCCCCCCAAGCCCTTCGAAAAGCAGcccaaagagaagaagaagaaaccacCGCCCGAGAAGCCTTCCCCGGCCAAACCGCTCCGTAAGCAGGTGCAGATCAAGAAGCCCAAGCAGAAGGACTCGCAGCCtctcttcctgcccctctggcagatcagcctggaggggtttcgGACGCCCGCCGAACCCCCCGCTGAGGAGATGCAAaccgagccgccgccgccggcctcTGCCTTCCCGCTCCAGCCTCTTGCACTACCCCTGCCCGGCGCTCAGCCCCCGCCGCCGAACTCCCTCGACGGCGGCCCCCCGGCTCCCGACTCTCAGGAAAGGGGTGCCCCCGGGGGGGGCCCCCAAATTCACCCGGCGCCGGCGGGCTCCACCGGCTCAGAGGATGCGGCGACCGCCCCGCCGCCGGCCACCTCGACCCCCCTGGTGGTGGACGACAAGCTGGAAGAGCTCATCCGCCAATTTGAAGCCGAATTCGGGGAGAATTTCAACCTGCAGCCCCCCGAGACCCCCGCCCCGCTCGCCCCCGGGGCCACCGAGCTGCCGGGGgggccagcaccagccccacaAGTGCAacccaccgccgccgccgccgccgccgcggcgcCGGCTCCGAGCAGCGCTCCTCAAGCCGGACCCAAAAGCTTTTCGTTCTCCCCAGGGAAGGGTCCGCTTGCAGAGCCCCCCTTCACCGCCCGCTCCCCCAAACAGATCAAAATCGAGTCTTCTGGTGCTATCACCGTGGTGTCCACCACGTGCTTTTACTCTGAGGAGAGCCAAAACCCGGAGGCGGAGGACGCCGAAGGGACACCCACCAAGGACGAGGTGCCGCTGACGCCCACCCTGAGCGGCTTCCTGGAGTCGCCGCTCAAGTACCTGGACACGCCCACCAAGAGCCTGCTGGACACCCCCGCCAAGCGGGCACAGGCCGAGTTCCCCACCTGCGACTGTGTCG agcaaATTGTGGAGAAGGATGAAGGGCCCTACTACACCCACCTGGGCTCAGGGCCCACCGTGGCCTCCATCCGCGAGCTCATGGAGGAGAG GTATGGTGAGAAGGGCAAGGCCATCCGCATCGAGAAGGTCATCTAcacagggaaggaggggaagagctCCCGGGGCTGCCCCATCGCCAAGTGG GTGATCCGGAGACACAATcaagaggagaagctgctgtgcctggtgcgGCACCGGGCTGGCCACCACTGCCAGAACGCCGTCATCATCATCCTGATCCTGGCCTGGGAGGGCATCCCCCGCACCCTGGGGGACACTCTCTACCAGGAGCTCACCGACACCCTCACCAAGTACGGCAACCCCACCAGCCGCCGCTGCGGCCTCAATGACGA CCGGACCTGCGCGTGCCAGGGCAAGGACCCCAACacctgtggagcctccttctccttcGGCTGCTCCTGGAGCATGTACTTCAACGGCTGCAAGTACGCCCGCAGCAAGACCCCCCGCAAGTTCAGGCTGGTGGGGGACAACCCCAAAGAG GAAGAGCTGCTCCGGAAAAGCTTTCAGGACTTGGCCACCGAGGTTGCTCCGCTCTACAAGAGGCTGGCACCACAAGCCTACCAAAACCAG gtTACCAACGAGGACGTAGCCATCGACTGCCGGCTGGGCCTGAAGGAGGGGAGGCCGTTCTCGGGCGTGACAGCCTGCATGGACTTCTGTGCCCACGCTCACAAGGACCAGCACAACCTCTACAACGGCTGCACAGTG GTCTGCACGCTGACCAAGGAGGACAACCGTGTGGTGGGGAAGATCCCAGAAGATGAGCAGCTGCACGTCCTCCCCCTCTACAAGATGTCCAGCACGGATGAGTTTGGCAGTGAGGAGAACCAAAACGCCAAGGTGGGCAGCGGAGCCATCCAGGTGCTCACCTCCTTCCCCCGCGAGGTCCGCAAGCTGCCCGAGCCCGCCAAGTCCTGccggcagaggcagctggaagccaggaaagctgctgctgagaggaagaagctgcagaaagagaagctgctgaCGCCAGAGAAGATCAAGCAggaagctctggagctccccacgCTCCAGCAAAACACAG GGATGGCATTGAAGAGCGGGCTGTCCCCGCAGCCGCTGAAACCTTCCATCAAGGTGGAGCCTCAGAGCCATTTCAACACTTTCAAGTACAACGGCAACGCGGTGGTGGAGAGCTACtcggtgctgggcagctgccgGCCCTCCGACCCCTACAGCATGAACAGTGTTTACTCTTACCATTCCTACTATGCACAGCCCAATCTGCCTTCCGTGAACGGGTTCCACTCCAAGTTCACGCTCCCCTCCTTCGGCTACTACGGCTTCTCCAGCAACCACCACGTCTTCCCCTCCCAGTTCCTCAATTACGGAGTGCCCGACAGGAGCGGGGGCGGCTGGGTGAGCAACGGCTACGAGAAGAAACCTGACGTCTCGGCCTTGCAGGAGGACCTCAACCACACCTACAGCAACGCCGATTTCCCTCAGCCCGCCCCGCACGGCGCCCGCAGCAAAAACCATCACCAGCGCACCTACGAGCGGGCCAACCGCTGCGCCAGCCAGCAgaaagcggcggcggcggcggcgcacAGGACTAGCTCGGCCTCGGAGCAGGCGGCGCCGTTTGCACAGAACTGTTTCGCCAACCGGCCCATCAAGCAGGAGCCTCCGGACCCTCCCCCTGCCATCGAGCCCCTTCCCGGCGCGGCGGCCGTGCCTGCCCCCGGTTTAGCCTTGCCGGCTGTCCCAGCCCGCGGCGCGGGGGCGGAGCAGCGGTGGAGCCCCTTCAAAGCTTCCCCCGAGAGGACTAACGCAGCCGAGGGCTCGTGGAGTGCCCTGGTGCCGGGTTCGGGCGGGCGGGAGAAGCCGAGCGCCTTTGACGCCGCCGCGCGGTTACCGCCACCGGAGAAGCAGTGGCCAAACGTCCTGGCAggagaggcggcggcggcacgcGGCTCAGGCTTGCTGCCGAAACCGTGGAGCCCCTGCAAGCTGGGGGAGACGGCGCTGGCCGGCACGGGCACCCCgagcctgctggggcagctgggtttCGGCTCCACCTTGCCAGGGCTGCCCGGCTTCTCCGAGGAGCCCTGGAGCTCGGTGAAGGCAGAGGAGCGGAGGACGCCGGCGCCCAGCCCGGGGCTGCCGCAGAAGCCGTGGGAGGCGGCGGTGGGCGAGAAGGGGGCTGCGGGACCCCGCCGGGACAAGCCGTGGGACcccttcagcctggaggaagacTTGCCGGAGAAGGCggtgaaagaggaggaagaggaggatgaggcagaggaggaggaagaagaggaggagtggTCGGACAGCGAGCACAACTTCCTGGACGAGAACATCGGGGGGGTGGCCGTGGCGCCCGCGCACGGCTCCATCCTCATCGAGTGCGCCCGCCGCGAGCTCCACGCCACCACCCCGCTGAAGAAACCCAACCGCTGCCACCCCACCCGCATCTCCCTGGTCTTCTACCAACACAAGAACTTGAACCAGCCCAACCACGGCCTGGCGCTGTGGGAGGCCAAGGTGAAGCAGCTGGCGGAGCGGGCCCGGGCGCGGCAGGAGGAGGCGGCGCGCCTGGGCCTGCCGCCGGACGCCAAAGCCTTCGCCAAGAAGCGCAAGTGGGGCGGCGCCTTGGCCACCGAGGCGCCcagcaaggagaggagggaCTCGGTCCCCACGCGGCAGGCGGTGGCCATCCCCACCAACTCTGCCATCACTGTGTCCTCCTACGCCTACACCAAGGTGACAGGGCCCTACAGCCGCTGGATCTGA
- the BOLA3 gene encoding bolA-like protein 3 codes for MAAAGLLGRGPLFLRRSTWRGFSSQSEGEARVSRVLREKFPRASSIRVVDISGGCGAMYEIHIESEEFREKRTVQQHQMVNQALSEEIKSMHGLRIFTSTPKP; via the exons ATGGCCgcggcagggctgctgggccgGGGGCCG CTCTTCCTGCGCCGCAGCACCTGGCGAGGCTTCAGCTCGCAGTCGGAGGGGGAGGCGCGGGTGAGCCGGGTCCTGCGGGAGAAGTTCCCCCGGGCTTCCTCCATCAGAGTGGTGGACATCTCAG GAGGCTGTGGCGCCATGTACGAGATCCACATCGAGTCAGAGGAGTTCAGAGAGAAGCGAACGGTGCAGCAGCACCAGATGGTTAACCAG GCACTGAGCGAGGAGATCAAGAGCATGCACGGACTGCGCATCTTCACCTCCACCCCCAAACCCTGA